The Zerene cesonia ecotype Mississippi chromosome 2, Zerene_cesonia_1.1, whole genome shotgun sequence region TTCTTTTTTGATTTGCCGCGCTATGTTGATAACCGACTGCATTTGCGTCATGTTCCGATATCGACGATGTGTAACAATCAATTTTACGCCTATAAAATCgggatgtgtttgtttgaatttctTCGTCACTCGGTCAATGAGACGCGGCAAGTACATTGAATCGTGGACTTTCCCATccaattcatataatttggACAAACCACTTCGCAATTCGATATATCTTACGTTGTCATCGTAAAACTCTTGTAAACCGTCGTAGATGTATTTCTCTCTTACGGGCCTGTATGAGATGAGGGCCTTTATAGAAGCGCATACTTTATTGAATCTTTTCCAAGTGTAATTGATATCTCTGTTTATTTCGTTTTCGTCATCTGTGTACATTGTGAAGTGTTTTCTGAGCTCCGAGTCGAAGTTAGCAACATCGTCGGAAGCGTTCCTTAATTCGTTCAAAAGGTGCCACTTATATGGGCAAGGTCGTTGGGGAGTCGTTATTGAGAATTGTAAATCTAAATAGCCAGCGGCGATACAAGCATATAAGTGGTCCTCGTACGTCAGCTCCATTACTCGATCGGCACTCAGCATGAGGGAACTGTGAACGTGCAGCGTGGCGCCCTTTGGCATCTTTCGTATGATCTGATAAACTTTCGACTTTTCAATTTGATGTCTGTATTTAAAGAAGTGCTTTGAGAAGTTGAAATAACGTGGGTTATCGAACGACTCCTGTACCTCTAAGTGCTTCCAGTGCATGAGTATGTCGTTCGCGATATTTTCTTCGTCAGTGAGACGCAGTCTGCCTCCCACTTGCATTTCAAACTCCTCATCGAGTATATTCTGCCGGTCAATATTGTATTCATTCAAAGTTCGCGCCACTAACGTTTTTCCAAACATAGAACACAACATGAAATAGATtatgataaacattttatgcCAAGTTATCGGCGCAAAGGTCACTTGTTGACTTTGGTCTCAGTCACACTGAGTTATGAGTGGATcagttgatatttatatagacgTTAACTATCCCAATAATTTCTCGAATTAAGCGATATTTCGGtgataataactttaattgttTCCGCTTACAAACGTTCTTAATTCTAAACAGACAGGTTTGCATTGCCGCCCAGAGTAATACTGggtatttattacatgatgccaaatttatttataactttttgatACTGTTTACACatcaattaaacatatttacgtTCGAAACGAATTATGCCGGTACGATTTGACAATCACCGCCATTTGTTGCGAATAATAACAATGAGCATAGCAACAGGGaaagtgtaataatatttaattttattatataccaaGATTGCATCAAAATGTCAC contains the following coding sequences:
- the LOC119834193 gene encoding adenosine deaminase 2-like — translated: MFIIIYFMLCSMFGKTLVARTLNEYNIDRQNILDEEFEMQVGGRLRLTDEENIANDILMHWKHLEVQESFDNPRYFNFSKHFFKYRHQIEKSKVYQIIRKMPKGATLHVHSSLMLSADRVMELTYEDHLYACIAAGYLDLQFSITTPQRPCPYKWHLLNELRNASDDVANFDSELRKHFTMYTDDENEINRDINYTWKRFNKVCASIKALISYRPVREKYIYDGLQEFYDDNVRYIELRSGLSKLYELDGKVHDSMYLPRLIDRVTKKFKQTHPDFIGVKLIVTHRRYRNMTQMQSVINIARQIKKELPDIYAGLDLVGQEDLGKPLVDLLPLLTDAKEDVNLYFHAGETNWFGTSSDENLVDAILLGSKRIGHGYALIKHPALMAAVKQRDIAIEVNVISNIVLSLVSDVRNHPLAIYLADGMPIVLSSDDPGAWDAAPMSYDFYIAFVGVASKRADLRMLKQLVINSIRYSALDDRGKTSLFRLFHENWQEFIENVIAMDS